From a single Diachasmimorpha longicaudata isolate KC_UGA_2023 chromosome 15, iyDiaLong2, whole genome shotgun sequence genomic region:
- the LOC135169460 gene encoding fatty acyl-CoA reductase 1-like, giving the protein MIMSLAEWYESREILVTGVTGEVGRILLEKILRTLPNVKLYTIVRSRDGLTKDERLKKIFSSSGFERLRQENPDAITHVRTFEGNLVYSNLGLSPEDCDNLKNVQMMFHTGGSTDCVYEFCKTSLPNLRVLAIATNLRYHENISEVSLEDEEKIQNIPLALLRLPTVGPACYEPMPGFTEILRGPTALMIGAGFALGRTDIPAEVVPVDFAVNALIVAAWERGTRNKDEGAAVYNVPVIGCTWGELVRKGQLARRNFPYPTFGIQGMTSIGWLHWTVVFFLEWLPSVLCDCVLNIFGGKSRCVAEYDKVRKALQAMEKITTKPLTIERSAYRRLEERLTPEDREKYPIFCDIDLEAYIMCAAASAKKNCINESNAQFIGNLKKILLTLFLAFLVYLLMGFRN; this is encoded by the exons ATGATCATGTCTCTCGCGGAGTGGTATGAAAGTCGCGAAATACTGGTGACGGGTGTTACCGGTGAAGTGGGACGTATTTtgcttgaaaaaattttaagaacACTGCCAAATGTCAAATTATACACGATAGTGAGATCTCGTGATGGACTCACCAAGGATGAACgcctcaaaaaaatattctcatcatCTGG GTTTGAGCGACTTCGCCAGGAGAATCCCGATGCAATAACGCATGTCCGCACGTTTGAGGGGAACCTGGTCTACAGTAATTTGGGACTCAGTCCAGAAGACTGTGACAACTTGAAAAATGTCCAAATGATGTTTCACACCGGCGGATCGACTGATTGTGTTTACGAATTTTGTAAAACCTCATTGCCGAACCTTCGGGTACTAGCTATTGCAACTAATCTTCGATATCATGAAAATATCTCAGAAGTTTCTCTCgaggatgaggaaaaaatacaGAATATACCTCTTGCTTTATTGCGGTTACCGACAGTCGGACCGGCCTGTTATGAACCAATGCCGGGTTTCACGGAAATTTTGAGAGGTCCTACGGCATTGATGATTGGCGCTGGTTTTGCACTCGGACGAACTGACATACCGGCTGAAGTCGTACCCGTTGACTTTGCGGTGAATGCACTCATAGTTGCTGCATGGGAACGAGGAACCAG GAATAAAGATGAAGGGGCAGCGGTATATAATGTTCCAGTCATCGGATGCACTTGGGGCGAATTGGTTAGAAAGGGCCAATTAGCACGGCGTAACTTTCCTTATCCCACGTTTGGTATTCAGGGTATGACATCAATAGGATGGTTGCACTGGACTGTAGTCTTCTTTCTAGAATGGCTACCTTCGGTGTTATGTGATTGTGTCCTCAATATTTTTGGAGGAAAATCGCG atgcgTCGCGGAATATGACAAAGTACGCAAGGCATTGCAGGCAATGGAGAAGATAACAACGAAGCCGTTAACTATCGAGAGATCAGCCTATCGCCGTCTAGAGGAGCGCCTCACACCAGAAGATAGAGAAAAGTATCCCATATTCTGCGACATCGATTTAGAAGCTTACATCATGTGCGCAGCTGCTTCTGCGAAGAAGAATTGCATCAATGAGAGCAACGCCCAATTTATTGGAAATCTCAAGAAAATACTCCTTACACTTTTTCTTGCATTCTTAGTTTATCTTCTCATGGGCTTTAGAAATTAG
- the LOC135169782 gene encoding uncharacterized protein LOC135169782, with the protein MNILKHAYNLLLLTLVAGISDVSDEPEISPTDEYINEETVPVTDEVITPSPEINDTVEIEEVEVETDATWDIARAVRDVAYYLRAHKFLDYDHRYYKTNEESHVKLYQEFPKPPLRSLHWEVHRYCIDGFTKCLKYLDTTVQLTPLKRSDDTITIMKQNNWNPVNNSQEILSIQKDCQMAQRRDNLTFIPFQGPIERFQWRTSASYYMCWYTMLETPELGLFGESCDNHANCLDVYGANNKDPRADDSKPFACAMYSFCPDHCCPMKHIWYMKECFQSTENPCYRSNRPAARKCSLNRANNQDLIALIGNQLNISCDCQTGGYEWSSRFSLCVDVNECTSGLHNCSFKDGHTCVNLPGRFDCLCQYGMVWNDDTRECETSNVLESLLENILHDENSTDESSVIETFVKTLTRSIASLPSLNHSFLVLSVASINFNANTIT; encoded by the exons ATGAATATATTGAAACACGCCTACAATCTACTGCTATTGACTCTTGTCGCTGGAATATCCGACGTAAGTGATGAACCAGAGATATCGCCTACCGACGAGTATATCAATGAAGAAACAGTTCCAGTCACTGATGAGGTTATAACTCCAAGCCCAGAAATAAATGATACAGTTGAAATTGAAGAGGTTGAAGTAGAAACAGATGCCACCTGGGATATAGCTCGCGCTGTACGTGACGTGGCGTATTATTTAAGAGCTCATAAATTCCTAGACTATGATCATCGTTATTACAAGACAAATGAGGAATCACATGTGAAGCTCTACCAAGAATTTCCAAAGCCCCCATTAAGATCATTGCACTGGGAAGTTCATCGATACTGTATCGACGGCTTCACCAAGTGCCTCAAGTATCTCGATACCACCGTACAATTGACCCCATTGAAGCGTTCCGACGATACAATCACAATCATGAAACAGAACAACTGGAATCCGGTGAATAATAGCCAGGAGATTTTATCGATACAGAAGGACTGTCAAATGGCGCAGCGGCGAGATAATCTGACGTTCATCCCTTTTCAAGGACCAATTG AGAGATTTCAGTGGCGTACATCAGCTAGTTATTACATGTGTTGGTACACAATGCTAGAAACTCCGGAGCTCGGACTTTTCGGTGAAAGCTGCGACAATCATGCCAATTGTTTGGATGTCTATGGTGCCAACAACAAAGATCCGAGAGCTGATGATAGCAAGCCGTTTGCTTGTGCAATGTATAGTTTCTGTCCAGATCACTGTTGTCCTATGAAACACATCTGGTACATGAAGGAATGTTTCCAGAGCACTGAAAATCCATGTTATCGGAGCAATCGTCCAG CTGCTAGAAAATGTTCACTGAATCGAGCGAATAATCAAGATCTTATTGCACTGATAGGTAATCAGTTGAATATCAGTTGTGACTGCCAAACTGGGGGTTATGAGTGGTCCTCGAGATTTAGTCTGTGCGTTGATGTAAATGAATGCACCAGTGGTCTTCACAATTGCTCTTTCAAAGATGGCCATACTTGTGTCAATCTACCGGGTCGCTTCGACTGTTTATGCCAATATGGAATGGTCTGGAATGATGATACGCGGGAATGTGAAACTAGTAATGTCTTAGAAAGCCTTCTAGAGAACATACTTCACGATGAGAATTCAACAGATGAGAGCAGTGTCATTGAGACTTTTGTCAAAACTTTGACTAGATCAATAGCTAGTTTACCGAGCTTAAATCATTCATTCCTTGTTTTATCTGTTGcttccattaattttaatgCCAATACTATAACATAA